One window of Peteryoungia desertarenae genomic DNA carries:
- a CDS encoding LysR family transcriptional regulator, giving the protein MAELNYHHLRYFRAVAHDGNLTRTAARLNLSQSALSIQIKQLEERLGHPLFERRGRQLYLTEAGRIALDHADTIFAAGEELMETLRETGRSRRAIRIGALATLSRNFQMEFLRPILGRADVELILRSGSTAELLAALETLNLDLVLLNQAPATDAMTPFVAQHLYQQSVGLVGKPGLTSSKLPLSELLTSHPVILPTLESSVRIQFEALTERLDIVPQIAAEVDDMAMMRLLAREGIGLAVIPPIVVKGELEAGALVEFNELPGIAESFYAVTIKRRFPNPLIRPLLETSQASRRDDAAKTVGS; this is encoded by the coding sequence ATGGCTGAACTGAACTACCATCATCTGCGCTATTTTCGAGCTGTCGCCCATGACGGCAATCTGACGCGCACGGCTGCCCGCCTCAACCTGTCGCAATCGGCGCTCTCCATTCAGATCAAGCAGCTGGAAGAACGTCTCGGTCACCCGCTGTTCGAAAGGCGTGGGCGACAGCTTTATCTCACCGAGGCGGGACGAATTGCCCTCGACCACGCAGACACGATCTTTGCCGCTGGCGAAGAACTCATGGAGACACTGCGGGAGACGGGACGAAGCCGCCGTGCCATTCGCATAGGTGCATTGGCTACCCTGTCACGGAACTTCCAGATGGAGTTTCTAAGACCTATTCTGGGTCGCGCCGATGTCGAATTGATCCTTCGTTCGGGCAGCACGGCGGAATTACTGGCGGCACTCGAAACGCTCAATCTCGACCTTGTCCTGTTGAATCAGGCACCTGCAACCGATGCCATGACGCCGTTTGTTGCCCAGCATCTTTATCAGCAAAGCGTTGGCCTTGTCGGCAAGCCAGGCCTGACGTCCTCAAAACTGCCCTTGTCGGAACTGCTGACGAGCCACCCGGTCATTTTGCCGACACTGGAAAGCAGCGTGCGAATACAGTTCGAAGCCCTGACCGAGAGGTTGGACATCGTCCCACAGATTGCCGCTGAAGTGGACGATATGGCCATGATGCGCCTTCTGGCGCGTGAAGGTATTGGTCTTGCAGTCATTCCGCCGATCGTCGTGAAAGGTGAACTTGAGGCTGGCGCGCTGGTCGAGTTCAATGAACTCCCTGGCATTGCAGAATCCTTCTACGCCGTGACCATAAAGCGGCGCTTCCCAAATCCTCTGATCCGTCCACTCCTTGAAACAAGCCAGGCATCCCGTCGAGATGATGCAGCCAAAACCGTCGGCAGCTGA
- the pcaC gene encoding 4-carboxymuconolactone decarboxylase yields the protein MADAKGQSDRYRQGMTTRRSVLGDAHVDRASQTSTAFDRPFQDMITEGAWGTVWSRPNWTKRERSMVTIALLAALGHDEEVAMHVRATANTGATRDDVCEALLHVAVYAGVPAANRAFKIAKHVFEEMDGETAGESNA from the coding sequence ATGGCTGATGCAAAGGGTCAGAGCGATCGCTATCGGCAAGGCATGACAACCCGGCGATCTGTTTTGGGCGATGCGCATGTTGATCGGGCGTCGCAGACCTCTACGGCCTTTGATCGTCCATTTCAGGATATGATTACAGAAGGCGCGTGGGGTACCGTTTGGTCGAGGCCGAACTGGACCAAGCGCGAGAGGTCGATGGTGACGATCGCCTTGCTGGCGGCGCTCGGTCATGACGAGGAAGTTGCGATGCATGTGCGGGCGACCGCAAATACGGGTGCAACGCGCGACGACGTCTGTGAGGCCTTGTTGCATGTCGCGGTCTATGCTGGGGTGCCGGCGGCCAATCGCGCGTTCAAGATCGCAAAGCATGTGTTTGAAGAGATGGATGGGGAAACGGCAGGAGAAAGCAATGCGTGA
- a CDS encoding IclR family transcriptional regulator domain-containing protein, producing the protein MAVGERDLMGGFAKGLRVIEAFSAERPRLSIAAAAELAGLDRATARRCLLTLSELGYADYDGKFFSLTPKIMRLGHAWLSATPLPSLLQPHLDQLSERVGQSASASVLDGSEIVYIARAFQRRVMSINLMPGSRLPAYSSSMGRVLLSVLSRSEILEILKSSDLKANTPYTKTDIPSLVAEIEAVRRQGFAVIDQELEIGLCSIALPVLERKGRVMAAINVGAPAAVLPAKDLAAVCLPPMREIQLQLQSVL; encoded by the coding sequence ATGGCTGTCGGTGAGCGCGATTTGATGGGTGGATTTGCAAAGGGGTTGCGGGTCATCGAAGCCTTCAGCGCTGAAAGGCCGCGTCTCTCAATTGCAGCCGCCGCAGAGCTTGCAGGTCTCGACAGGGCCACGGCAAGGCGCTGTCTGCTGACGCTCTCGGAACTTGGTTACGCGGACTATGACGGCAAGTTTTTCTCGCTGACACCGAAGATCATGCGTTTGGGTCATGCTTGGCTATCGGCGACCCCTTTGCCTTCATTGTTGCAGCCACATCTCGATCAATTGAGCGAACGTGTCGGCCAAAGTGCGTCCGCGTCGGTCCTTGATGGCAGTGAAATCGTCTACATTGCACGGGCTTTCCAGCGCCGAGTGATGTCCATCAATCTGATGCCCGGTTCTCGTCTACCTGCATACAGTTCCTCGATGGGTAGGGTTCTGCTTTCTGTCTTGTCCCGCAGCGAGATTCTGGAAATTCTGAAATCGTCCGACCTGAAGGCGAATACGCCTTACACGAAAACGGATATTCCATCGCTTGTTGCCGAAATAGAAGCGGTGCGCCGGCAGGGTTTCGCGGTGATAGATCAGGAGCTTGAAATCGGTCTATGCTCAATTGCACTCCCCGTCCTTGAACGAAAAGGCCGCGTCATGGCCGCCATCAATGTGGGCGCTCCAGCTGCCGTTCTGCCTGCCAAGGATCTTGCGGCCGTCTGCTTGCCGCCGATGCGTGAGATCCAACTGCAGTTGCAAAGCGTGTTGTGA
- the pcaG gene encoding protocatechuate 3,4-dioxygenase subunit alpha, translated as MVQSLGYLKESASQTAGPYVHIGLTPNFAEISGVYPVDLGTAMVNDKTAGERITISGRVIDGSGTPLRDALIETWQADAAGLYNSPSEMRGAADPNFTGWGRCPCDLTTGEYRFETIKPGRVPFNDGRLMAPHISFWVVARGINLGLNTRMYFADEEAANAEDPILMKVEHKVRLPTLIATGEGGHYRFDIHLQGDKETIFFDL; from the coding sequence ATGGTTCAGTCACTCGGATATCTGAAAGAAAGTGCGTCTCAGACCGCGGGGCCATATGTTCATATCGGTTTGACCCCAAACTTCGCCGAGATCAGTGGTGTCTATCCGGTCGACCTCGGAACAGCGATGGTAAATGACAAGACCGCTGGAGAGCGGATCACAATCAGTGGGCGCGTCATAGACGGATCAGGAACACCGCTGCGGGATGCATTGATCGAGACTTGGCAGGCAGATGCGGCCGGCCTTTACAATAGTCCGTCGGAGATGCGTGGAGCTGCGGACCCTAATTTCACCGGCTGGGGTCGTTGTCCCTGCGATTTGACAACGGGTGAATACCGTTTTGAAACCATCAAGCCTGGTCGAGTGCCTTTCAATGACGGTCGTCTGATGGCGCCCCATATCTCGTTCTGGGTCGTAGCGCGTGGCATCAATCTCGGTCTGAATACGCGAATGTACTTTGCCGATGAGGAGGCTGCAAACGCTGAAGATCCGATCCTGATGAAGGTCGAGCACAAGGTACGTTTGCCAACATTGATTGCTACAGGTGAGGGTGGCCACTATCGTTTCGATATCCATCTACAGGGTGATAAAGAGACCATATTCTTTGATCTCTGA
- a CDS encoding NAD(P)/FAD-dependent oxidoreductase, with product MKKRIAIVGAGIAGLAVARTVQDFADVAVFEKSRGLGGRMAQRRREDYAFDHGAQYFSVRGRDFAKVINDAEKAGAVARWPSSISTFPARDFAMAQSSAGQDRYTGVPGMSSLAAYLATGLEIRREFEVSTLERGEAGWQLRPLNKEKTGVVIGPFDFVVCATPAPQVLRLMPTDFSGQETLESVRMSGCFTLMIGDVERRRLPFQAARIDHPILSWVAANDTKPGRTSTLSLTVHSRNDWAEAHLEADRDWIRQTMLAALSEVLGMDFSDAAWIDLHRWRYANVENAAGKDYLWDEKLNLAACGDWCLGNRVEAAFDSGRQLGAAIRRWAERE from the coding sequence GTGAAAAAGAGAATAGCCATCGTCGGAGCAGGAATCGCAGGCCTTGCTGTTGCACGCACGGTTCAGGACTTCGCAGACGTCGCGGTCTTCGAAAAAAGTCGCGGCCTTGGCGGTCGAATGGCCCAGAGGCGAAGAGAAGACTATGCTTTCGATCATGGAGCGCAGTATTTCTCAGTCCGCGGCAGGGATTTTGCGAAGGTCATCAATGATGCCGAGAAGGCGGGTGCCGTGGCGCGCTGGCCGTCATCGATATCGACTTTTCCGGCGCGTGATTTTGCTATGGCTCAGTCATCTGCAGGACAGGATCGATATACCGGCGTGCCGGGCATGAGCAGTCTCGCAGCCTATCTTGCAACTGGCCTTGAGATCAGGCGTGAGTTCGAAGTGAGCACCTTGGAGCGTGGTGAGGCCGGGTGGCAGTTGCGGCCCCTGAATAAGGAAAAGACCGGGGTTGTCATCGGCCCGTTCGATTTTGTCGTGTGTGCAACACCAGCCCCGCAGGTGCTTCGCCTGATGCCCACCGACTTTTCCGGACAGGAAACGCTCGAAAGCGTGCGCATGAGTGGCTGCTTCACCTTGATGATCGGCGATGTGGAAAGGCGTCGGTTGCCCTTTCAGGCTGCCCGGATCGACCATCCCATCCTGTCATGGGTAGCGGCAAATGATACCAAGCCAGGTCGCACCTCGACCTTGTCGCTCACGGTACACAGCCGCAACGACTGGGCAGAAGCCCATCTGGAAGCTGACCGTGATTGGATCAGACAAACCATGCTCGCAGCGCTTTCCGAGGTGCTCGGAATGGATTTCTCTGATGCGGCCTGGATCGACCTTCACCGCTGGCGATATGCGAATGTCGAAAATGCTGCGGGCAAGGACTATCTCTGGGACGAAAAGCTGAATCTGGCCGCTTGCGGTGACTGGTGCCTCGGCAATCGCGTTGAGGCCGCGTTTGATAGCGGGCGACAGTTGGGAGCGGCAATTAGAAGATGGGCGGAAAGAGAATGA
- a CDS encoding proton-conducting transporter membrane subunit, producing MLYAVPLISPLVLALVAVLAIRTPGMRPHSLLLATNVAAILSMVAALGSGIILVLHGAGATTPFGIGYFTFGIRLDLISLIMLLLVAFIGWVVLRFSATYLDGEARQGAFMGWMSATLAVVMLLVLSGTILQFVLAWIGTSLFLHRLLLFYPGRVAAQRAASKKFVVSRIGDAALAIAAILLVVAYGTGDISAIIEQARDGMAPAAALWATGFLALAALLKSAQFPTHGWLTEVMEAPTPVSALLHAGVVNAGGFLLIRFADVMILSPGILAVLVMIGGFTAVFGGLVMLTQNAVKTSLAWSTVAQMGFMILQCGLALFPIALLHIVAHSLYKAHAFLASGSAVETVASIRKPGPVAIPDGRAVGRAFLLALAIYAVVGLLFGFWDKPPQALALGAILIFGVAYLIAQGLADAAPWALTWRTSLYSAAAATGYFGLQWATYKLMDGTLPATPDPSSLEWTLMVLAVFTFGVVAVAQAMFPLWAYHPAAAGLRVHLANGLYLNALFDRLLGSWSVSRSMNPAKR from the coding sequence ATGTTATACGCAGTTCCTCTCATATCGCCCCTTGTTCTGGCTCTGGTCGCAGTGCTTGCGATCCGGACGCCTGGTATGCGTCCACATTCCCTTTTGTTGGCAACCAATGTGGCCGCCATCTTGTCGATGGTTGCAGCGCTTGGATCCGGGATCATTCTCGTCCTGCATGGAGCCGGTGCAACGACGCCGTTCGGGATCGGCTATTTCACCTTCGGTATCCGACTGGATCTGATCAGCCTCATAATGCTTCTCCTGGTCGCCTTCATCGGCTGGGTCGTGCTGCGTTTCAGCGCGACCTATCTTGACGGCGAAGCACGACAGGGCGCCTTCATGGGCTGGATGAGCGCGACGCTCGCGGTCGTCATGTTGCTTGTCTTGTCCGGAACGATCCTACAGTTCGTTCTGGCCTGGATCGGCACAAGCCTCTTTCTGCATCGTCTGCTGCTCTTCTATCCCGGGCGGGTTGCGGCACAACGGGCCGCTTCGAAGAAGTTTGTTGTCTCGCGCATCGGTGACGCAGCACTGGCCATCGCTGCCATTCTGCTGGTCGTTGCCTATGGCACTGGCGATATCAGTGCCATCATCGAGCAGGCACGGGATGGAATGGCACCCGCTGCGGCACTCTGGGCCACAGGTTTTCTGGCGCTTGCCGCGCTGCTGAAGTCGGCACAGTTTCCGACCCATGGATGGCTGACAGAAGTCATGGAGGCCCCCACCCCTGTCTCGGCTCTGCTGCATGCTGGCGTGGTCAATGCCGGGGGCTTCCTTCTGATCCGGTTTGCGGATGTGATGATCCTGTCGCCTGGAATTCTGGCGGTGCTGGTCATGATCGGTGGCTTTACGGCCGTCTTCGGCGGTCTGGTAATGCTGACCCAGAATGCAGTGAAGACATCGCTGGCCTGGTCGACTGTCGCTCAGATGGGTTTCATGATCCTGCAGTGCGGCCTTGCCCTGTTCCCGATTGCGCTCCTGCACATCGTCGCTCACTCTCTTTACAAGGCCCATGCCTTCCTTGCTTCCGGTTCGGCGGTTGAGACCGTGGCTTCGATCCGCAAGCCGGGCCCGGTGGCCATTCCCGATGGTCGGGCGGTTGGCCGCGCATTCCTGCTGGCACTGGCGATCTATGCCGTGGTCGGCCTGCTCTTCGGCTTCTGGGACAAGCCGCCGCAAGCACTGGCTCTCGGTGCGATCCTCATCTTTGGGGTTGCCTATCTGATTGCGCAGGGGCTCGCCGACGCTGCTCCATGGGCACTGACATGGCGCACGTCGCTCTACTCCGCTGCTGCAGCAACCGGCTACTTTGGCCTGCAGTGGGCAACCTACAAACTGATGGACGGGACGCTGCCGGCAACGCCTGACCCTTCCTCCCTCGAGTGGACCTTGATGGTACTGGCAGTCTTCACCTTCGGTGTCGTGGCTGTTGCTCAGGCAATGTTCCCGCTCTGGGCGTATCATCCTGCCGCAGCGGGCCTGCGTGTCCATCTGGCCAATGGCCTTTATTTGAATGCCCTGTTTGATCGCCTGCTGGGGAGCTGGTCCGTTTCCCGGTCAATGAACCCAGCGAAGAGGTAA
- a CDS encoding 3-carboxy-cis,cis-muconate cycloisomerase, whose product MTVGVFDHPVLAGLLGDESLYELFTVEAELAAMLAFEVALAQAQAAFELIPNEAADAIARLPSGFAPDVVLLRQAIGSDGVVIPELVRQWREALGEHAPHVHFGATSQDAIDTGLMLRLKPALSLIAQRLLNLIAELAALKQRHGHVQLMGRTRMQAALPILAGDRIASWQDPLADLDARLRAFRETGLPLQLGGAVGTLEKLGDKAAEIRADVARRLELADHSQWHSQRTVIADLGHLVSLITGSLGKFGQDIALMADNGSVRLSGGGASSAMPHKRNPVKAEVLVTLARFNAVQLSGLHHSLVHEQERSGAAWTLEWMILPQMVVACGGALKLGLDLAQSIESMGDAGH is encoded by the coding sequence ATGACTGTTGGTGTGTTTGACCATCCTGTGCTTGCAGGACTCCTGGGCGACGAAAGCCTTTATGAGCTTTTCACTGTCGAGGCGGAACTTGCTGCCATGCTTGCTTTTGAAGTGGCGCTGGCACAGGCGCAGGCGGCCTTTGAACTGATACCGAACGAAGCAGCGGATGCGATTGCCCGACTGCCCTCAGGGTTTGCGCCCGACGTGGTGTTGCTCCGCCAGGCCATAGGGTCGGATGGCGTTGTCATTCCCGAACTGGTCAGGCAATGGCGAGAGGCGCTGGGTGAGCACGCGCCCCATGTTCATTTCGGAGCGACGAGCCAGGACGCTATCGATACCGGGTTGATGTTAAGGCTGAAGCCGGCGCTCTCATTGATCGCCCAGCGTCTATTGAACCTCATCGCAGAGCTTGCCGCTCTGAAACAAAGGCATGGGCATGTACAGTTGATGGGGCGCACGCGCATGCAGGCGGCCCTTCCGATCCTCGCAGGTGACCGGATCGCGAGCTGGCAGGATCCACTTGCGGATCTCGATGCTCGGCTAAGGGCTTTTCGAGAAACTGGGCTCCCACTTCAACTTGGTGGCGCTGTCGGGACACTCGAAAAACTCGGCGACAAAGCTGCGGAAATTCGAGCCGATGTTGCGCGTCGCCTCGAACTGGCAGACCATTCCCAATGGCATAGCCAGAGGACCGTGATTGCAGATCTTGGACATCTGGTTTCCTTGATAACCGGCAGTCTCGGAAAATTCGGTCAGGACATTGCGTTGATGGCCGACAACGGCAGCGTCCGCCTATCGGGAGGTGGCGCGTCATCTGCAATGCCGCACAAACGAAATCCGGTAAAGGCTGAGGTTCTGGTGACGCTGGCGAGATTCAACGCTGTTCAGCTCTCCGGTTTGCATCATTCTCTCGTTCATGAGCAGGAGCGTTCCGGTGCTGCTTGGACGCTCGAATGGATGATCCTGCCGCAGATGGTCGTGGCCTGCGGTGGCGCGTTGAAGCTGGGGCTCGATCTTGCCCAGTCAATCGAATCAATGGGTGACGCCGGTCATTAG
- the pcaH gene encoding protocatechuate 3,4-dioxygenase subunit beta, which produces MRDLKNRKPETGAFFPRDRNGHPPAYTPNYKTSVLRSPQKALLSLDGTISEITGPVFGHSILGELDNDLIHNFAKPGESAIGERIIVHGRVLDERGRPVPGALVEFWQANAGGRYRHKRESYLAALDPNFGGCGRTITDEDGYYIFRTVKPGPYPWPNGVNDWRPAHIHFSIFGHGFSQRLITQMYFEGDPMIWKCPIVLTIPDKAAIEQLVAALDWSATIPMDARAYKFDIVLRGRRSTLFENRLEGN; this is translated from the coding sequence ATGCGTGATCTGAAAAATCGCAAGCCTGAAACAGGGGCATTCTTCCCCCGTGATCGCAACGGGCACCCGCCCGCCTACACGCCGAACTACAAGACTTCCGTGCTGCGATCCCCGCAAAAGGCGCTTCTCTCTCTCGATGGCACGATCAGTGAAATCACGGGTCCGGTTTTTGGCCATTCGATACTCGGTGAGCTGGACAACGACCTGATCCACAATTTCGCCAAGCCCGGCGAGAGCGCGATCGGCGAGCGGATCATCGTGCATGGCCGCGTGCTCGATGAGCGTGGACGGCCTGTTCCGGGTGCTCTCGTCGAATTCTGGCAGGCCAATGCTGGCGGTCGCTATCGCCACAAGAGGGAAAGCTATCTGGCAGCGCTTGATCCGAATTTCGGTGGCTGCGGTCGCACGATTACGGATGAAGATGGCTACTATATCTTTCGAACAGTGAAGCCAGGCCCCTATCCTTGGCCGAACGGCGTAAATGACTGGCGGCCCGCCCATATCCATTTTTCAATCTTTGGCCACGGGTTTTCCCAACGGTTGATCACCCAGATGTATTTCGAAGGCGATCCGATGATCTGGAAGTGTCCAATCGTTCTCACGATCCCTGACAAAGCGGCGATTGAGCAATTGGTTGCTGCTTTGGATTGGTCCGCAACGATCCCCATGGATGCGCGTGCTTACAAATTCGACATTGTCCTGCGCGGCCGTCGTTCAACACTGTTTGAGAATCGCCTGGAGGGCAACTGA
- the pcaQ gene encoding pca operon transcription factor PcaQ, with protein sequence MIDNRVKFRHLQTFVEVARQKSVMKAADLLHVSQPAVTKTIRELEDVLGVAVFERDGRGIRITRYGEAFLKHAGAALTSLRQGFDSVSHALHAEAPPIRIGALPTVSTRIMPRAMTMFLQEAIPARIKIVTGENSVLLEQLRIGDLDLVVGRLAAPEQMTGFSFEHLYSEQVIFCVRKGHPLLAKQHPVFSALEQYPILMPTRASIIRPFVERYLIANGISSLPTQIETVSDSFGRAFVRSTDAIWIISAGVVARDIEDGTIVALPIDTSETKGPVGLTVRADSTPSMPLAVLMGTIRDAARQIAAS encoded by the coding sequence ATGATTGATAATCGGGTCAAATTCCGCCACCTGCAGACATTTGTGGAGGTTGCGCGGCAGAAAAGCGTGATGAAGGCCGCAGATCTGCTTCATGTCAGCCAGCCCGCCGTAACAAAGACAATCCGTGAGTTGGAAGACGTGCTGGGGGTTGCAGTATTTGAGCGAGATGGTCGAGGCATTCGGATCACGCGCTATGGCGAGGCCTTTCTGAAGCATGCTGGAGCAGCGTTGACTTCGCTCCGCCAGGGGTTCGATTCAGTTTCACATGCCCTGCATGCCGAAGCGCCACCCATCAGGATCGGCGCCTTGCCGACGGTGTCGACACGGATCATGCCACGCGCCATGACCATGTTCCTTCAGGAAGCCATTCCGGCCCGGATAAAGATCGTGACGGGCGAGAATTCGGTTTTGCTCGAGCAATTGCGGATCGGTGATCTGGATCTGGTCGTCGGTCGACTTGCTGCACCCGAGCAGATGACCGGCTTCTCATTTGAACACCTCTACTCGGAACAGGTCATTTTCTGTGTTCGGAAGGGGCATCCGCTTCTGGCCAAGCAACACCCGGTCTTTTCGGCGCTCGAACAATACCCGATCCTAATGCCAACGCGGGCATCGATCATTCGCCCCTTCGTCGAGCGCTATCTGATTGCCAATGGCATCTCGTCCCTTCCCACCCAGATCGAAACCGTCTCGGATTCCTTTGGAAGAGCATTCGTGCGCAGTACTGACGCGATCTGGATCATCTCTGCAGGAGTGGTTGCAAGAGATATCGAGGACGGCACGATCGTGGCGCTGCCGATTGACACCAGCGAAACCAAGGGTCCTGTCGGACTGACAGTGAGGGCCGATTCAACACCTTCGATGCCACTCGCAGTGCTCATGGGCACCATCCGCGATGCCGCGAGACAGATCGCGGCATCTTGA
- the pcaD gene encoding 3-oxoadipate enol-lactonase: MQFIRVGDVSLHYQVIGGAADNPILVFINSLGTDFRIWRDVIVRLAGDQPFPLLVYDKRGHGLSDVGNAPYTIDDHVDDLVGLLDHLQVRRTILVGLSVGGLIAQGLFARRPDLVHALILCDTAHKIGTDAMWNARIAAIEEGGLEDIADAVMERWFTPSFRSQANAAYPGYRNMMLRQPEAGYTGTCAAIRDADFTETAKRISVPVLCVVGNQDGSTPPDLVREMAGLIPGARFEVISAAGHIPCVEQPEALSEVLSAFISSTISGEASHG, from the coding sequence GTGCAATTCATACGTGTAGGTGATGTGTCGCTGCATTATCAGGTGATTGGCGGCGCTGCTGACAATCCGATTCTCGTCTTCATCAATTCGCTTGGGACCGATTTTCGTATCTGGCGTGATGTCATCGTACGTCTGGCTGGCGACCAGCCATTTCCGCTGCTGGTTTATGACAAGCGCGGTCATGGTCTCTCAGATGTTGGAAATGCGCCCTATACGATTGACGATCATGTCGATGATCTTGTCGGGCTTCTCGATCATCTGCAGGTCCGGCGTACCATCCTTGTTGGCTTGTCCGTCGGAGGGTTGATTGCCCAAGGTCTTTTTGCCCGCCGACCTGACCTCGTCCATGCCCTGATCCTGTGCGATACGGCGCACAAGATTGGTACCGACGCCATGTGGAACGCCCGCATTGCGGCCATAGAAGAGGGCGGACTGGAGGATATTGCGGATGCCGTGATGGAGCGCTGGTTCACTCCATCATTTCGCAGCCAGGCAAACGCGGCATATCCGGGTTATCGAAATATGATGCTTCGCCAGCCGGAAGCTGGCTACACGGGCACGTGTGCAGCCATTCGAGATGCTGATTTTACCGAAACGGCAAAACGGATCAGCGTGCCAGTCCTCTGCGTGGTGGGAAATCAGGATGGGTCCACGCCGCCTGATCTTGTGCGAGAAATGGCGGGTCTCATACCGGGGGCGCGCTTCGAAGTCATATCGGCGGCAGGACACATTCCTTGTGTCGAGCAGCCTGAGGCCCTCAGCGAGGTTCTCTCTGCTTTCATCAGTTCAACCATATCAGGGGAGGCCTCGCATGGCTGA
- a CDS encoding DUF3429 domain-containing protein: MSMYGEKPLTLTLTYLGAVPFLAAALATLLSIGGTFPAQTFLAYGAVISAFMAGTAWMQGQAFSVQPKQLLLLSNAAALIAFSALISPAPLKLSLAMQAIAFIALLYCDYLVAGQGKQPAWYFAMRRNVTMIVLGTYAVMFVAG; the protein is encoded by the coding sequence ATGAGCATGTATGGAGAAAAGCCACTGACGCTGACACTGACCTATCTCGGTGCAGTTCCCTTTCTGGCAGCCGCCCTGGCCACCCTCCTCAGCATCGGGGGTACCTTCCCTGCCCAGACCTTCCTCGCCTACGGAGCCGTGATTTCGGCATTCATGGCAGGAACAGCCTGGATGCAGGGGCAGGCCTTCTCTGTCCAGCCAAAACAGCTCTTGTTGCTGAGCAACGCAGCCGCGCTCATCGCCTTCAGCGCGCTGATTTCCCCTGCGCCTCTCAAGCTGTCGCTCGCCATGCAAGCCATCGCCTTTATCGCACTTCTCTACTGCGACTACCTGGTTGCAGGTCAGGGAAAACAACCGGCCTGGTATTTCGCGATGCGGCGCAACGTTACGATGATCGTGCTGGGAACCTATGCTGTAATGTTTGTCGCGGGCTAA
- a CDS encoding 3-oxoacid CoA-transferase subunit A, with protein MDKTIPSLAEAVAGIGDGATVMIGGFGGSGAPIELIHALIDQFRETGGPKNLTVINNNAGNGRIGIAAMIDAGLVKKMICSFPRSSDPRAFTDRYLAGEIELELVPQGTLAERIRAGGAGIPAFYTPTGFGTELAEGKVIAEFDGRKYVQERWLKADFAIVKAHLGDTMGNLTYRMAGRNFNPLMCMAAAKTIAQVSKIVKPGEIDPEQVVTPGIFVDGVVEVANPQQEEELIRAGVAYA; from the coding sequence ATGGACAAGACTATCCCAAGCCTGGCGGAAGCCGTGGCCGGCATCGGCGACGGCGCGACCGTCATGATCGGCGGCTTCGGCGGCTCCGGCGCACCGATCGAGCTCATTCACGCCCTGATCGACCAATTCAGGGAGACGGGGGGCCCGAAGAACCTGACGGTCATCAACAACAATGCCGGCAACGGTCGCATCGGCATCGCCGCCATGATCGATGCGGGTCTCGTGAAGAAGATGATCTGCTCCTTCCCGCGCTCCTCCGACCCTCGCGCCTTCACCGACCGCTATCTGGCAGGCGAGATCGAGCTGGAACTCGTGCCGCAAGGCACGCTGGCCGAGCGCATCCGCGCCGGCGGCGCCGGCATCCCGGCCTTCTACACCCCGACCGGCTTCGGCACGGAACTGGCCGAGGGCAAGGTCATCGCCGAGTTCGATGGCCGCAAATACGTGCAGGAGCGCTGGCTGAAGGCCGATTTCGCCATCGTCAAGGCGCATCTCGGCGACACCATGGGCAACCTGACCTACCGGATGGCCGGTCGCAACTTCAATCCGCTGATGTGCATGGCCGCCGCCAAGACCATCGCCCAGGTTTCGAAAATCGTGAAGCCAGGCGAGATCGATCCCGAGCAGGTGGTCACCCCCGGCATCTTTGTCGATGGCGTCGTTGAAGTCGCCAACCCGCAACAGGAAGAAGAGCTCATCCGAGCCGGAGTGGCATACGCATGA